A window from Triticum aestivum cultivar Chinese Spring chromosome 6D, IWGSC CS RefSeq v2.1, whole genome shotgun sequence encodes these proteins:
- the LOC123143326 gene encoding beta-fructofuranosidase, insoluble isoenzyme 4-like — protein MGSAATTSPTTLCHHRPPSPWPAPVAPRATRRSTRYKTAYHFRPPRNWINDPCGLMYYKGIYHNFYQYNSHCALWCWGDITWGHSVSTDLVNWIQLEPVIEPDNPSDIDGCWTGSATILSGGQPVILYTGGSRDKCQVPNLVLPKNPSDPYLREWTKTGNNPVIQPVVPGLNRSQFRDPTTGWIGPDGLWRIAVGAC, from the exons atGGGAAGCGCCGCCACCACTTCGCCCACTACTCTTTGCCATCACCGGCCACcgtcaccatggccggcaccggtgGCTCCTCGAGCCACAAGGAGAAG CACGAGGTACAAGACTGCCTACCACTTCCGGCCTCCCAGGAACTGGATCAATG ATCCATGTG GACTAATGTACTACAAAGGCATCTACCATAATTTCTACCAGTATAACTCCCACTGCGCCCTCTGGTGTTGGGGTGACATAACTTGGGGCCATTCGGTTTCGACAGACCTTGTCAACTGGATCCAGCTTGAACCCGTGATAGAACCGGATAACCCTAGTGACATAGACGGCTGCTGGACCGGTTCAGCCACAATTCTATCTGGTGGTCAACCGGTCATCTTATACACCGGTGGTAGCAGAGACAAGTGTCAGGTCCCAAACCTTGTGCTTCCCAAGAACCCGTCTGACCCGTACCTGAGAGAATGGACCAAAACCGGCAATAACCCAGTGATCCAGCCGGTAGTACCGGGTTTGAACAGAAGCCAATTCAGGGATCCGACGACCGGTTGGATCGGACCAGATGGACTGTGGAGAATAGCAGTAGGTGcctgttag